From the genome of Xiphophorus hellerii strain 12219 chromosome 11, Xiphophorus_hellerii-4.1, whole genome shotgun sequence, one region includes:
- the msna gene encoding moesin a isoform X1 — translation MPKTVSVRVITMDAELEFAIQPSTTGKQLFDQVVKTIGLREVWYFGLQYQDTKGFSTWLKLNKKVTAQDVRKENPLFFKFRGKFFPEDVTEELIQDATQRLFFLQVKEAILNDDIYCPPETAVLLASYAVQAKFGDYNKEVHTSGYLSSENLLPQRVLDQHKLNKEQWEERIQVWHEEHKGMMREESMMEYLKIAQDLEMYGVNYFNIKNKKGTELFLGVDALGLNIYEQNDKMTPKIGFPWSEIRNISFNDKKFVIKPIDKKAPDFVFYAPRLRINKRILALCMGNHELYMRRRKPDTIEVQQMKAQAREEKNHKKMERALLENEKRKREVAEKEKEKIEKEKEELMEKLKQIEDQTKKAQQELEEQTQRALELEQERKRSQEDAERLESELKGAEEAKMALLQQSENQMKNQEHLATELADLTSKISLLEDAKKKKEEEAIEWQQKATTVQEDLEKTKEELKNKVMAAHVQEPLNAENEHDENDESSAEASAEFTAAATYKDRSEEERMTEAEKNERLQKHLLALSSELANARDDTKKTVNDMIHAENMKAGRDKYKTLRQIRSGNTKQRIDEFECM, via the exons GTCAGTGTGCGTGTTATCACGATGGATGCTGAACTGGAGTTTGCCATTCAGCCCAGCACAACGGGGAAGCAACTCTTTGACCAG gTGGTAAAGACCATTGGACTAAGAGAGGTTTGGTACTTTGGACTCCAGTACCAGGATACAAAGGGTTTCTCTACCTGGCTGAAGCTCAATAAGAAG GTGACAGCCCAGGATGTGAGGAAGGAAAACCCGCTCTTTTTCAAGTTCCGTGGCAAGTTCTTCCCTGAGGATGTAACGGAGGAGCTGATCCAGGATGCCACACAGCGGCTCTTCTTCCTGCAGGTGAAGGAGGCGATCCTAAACGACGACATCTACTGCCCCCCTGAGACGGCGGTGCTCCTGGCCTCTTACGCCGTGCAGGCCAAGTTCGGCGACTACAACAAGGAGGTGCACACGTCGGGCTACCTGAGCAGTGAAAACCTGCTCCCTCAGAG AGTACTGGATCAGCACAAACTCAACAAAGAGCAGTGGGAGGAGAGGATTCAAGTGTGGCATGAAGAACACAAGGGCATGATGAG GGAGGAATCCATGATGGAGTACCTGAAGATCGCCCAGGACCTGGAGATGTATGGAGTCAACTACTTCAACATCAAGAACAAGAAAGGAACTGAGCTGTTTCTGGGAGTGGATGCTCTGGGTCTCAACATTTATGAACAGAATGACAA AATGACGCCCAAAATTGGATTTCCTTGGAGTGAAATAAGGAACATTTCCTTCAACGACAAGAAGTTTGTCATCAAACCAATTGACAAGAAAGCACCA GACTTTGTATTCTACGCTCCGAGGCTGCGCATCAACAAACGCATCCTGGCTCTGTGCATGGGCAACCATGAGCTGTACATGCGCCGCCGCAAACCCGACACCATTGAGGTGCAGCAAATGAAGGCGCAGGCTCGGGAGGAGAAGAACCACAAAAAGATGGAGAG gGCTCTGTTGGAGAacgaaaagaggaaaagagaggtcgcagaaaaagagaaggaaaagattgagaaagagaaggaggagctgaTGGAGAAATTGAAGCAGATTGAAGATCAGACCAAAAAAGCCCAACAAG AGCTGGAGGAGCAGACTCAGAGGGCTCtggagctggagcaggagaggaAGCGTTCTCAGGAGGATGCCGAACGTCTGGAATCTGAGCTGAAGGGAGCTGAGGAAGCCAAGATGGCACTGCTGCAGCAGTCAGAGAACCAGATGAAGAACCAAGAACACCTG GCCACAGAGTTAGCTGACCTGACTTCAAAGATCTCTCTCCTGGAGGATGctaagaagaagaaagaagaagaggcAATTGAGTGGCAGCAGAAG GCCACCACAGTGCAGGAGGACCTGGAGAAGACCAAAGAAGAGCTTAAGAACAAAGTGATGGCGGCCCATGTCCAGGAGCCACTCAATGCCGAGAATGAGCATGACGAGAATGACGAGAGCAGCGCCGAGGCTAGCGCCGAGTTCACGGCTGCGGCTACGTACAAGGACCGCAGCGAAGAGGAGCGAATGACCGAAGCCGAGAAGAACGAGCGTCTGCAGAAACATCTACTT gCTCTGAGCTCAGAGCTGGCCAACGCCCGAGATGACACCAAGAAGACGGTGAACGACATGATCCACGCGGAGAACATGAAAGCCGGACGCGACAAGTACAAGACCCTCAGACAGATCCGGTCGGGCAACACCAAACAGCGCATCGACGAGTTCGAATGCATGTGA
- the msna gene encoding moesin a isoform X2 produces the protein MLNWSLPFSPAQRGSNSLTRVLDQHKLNKEQWEERIQVWHEEHKGMMREESMMEYLKIAQDLEMYGVNYFNIKNKKGTELFLGVDALGLNIYEQNDKMTPKIGFPWSEIRNISFNDKKFVIKPIDKKAPDFVFYAPRLRINKRILALCMGNHELYMRRRKPDTIEVQQMKAQAREEKNHKKMERALLENEKRKREVAEKEKEKIEKEKEELMEKLKQIEDQTKKAQQELEEQTQRALELEQERKRSQEDAERLESELKGAEEAKMALLQQSENQMKNQEHLATELADLTSKISLLEDAKKKKEEEAIEWQQKATTVQEDLEKTKEELKNKVMAAHVQEPLNAENEHDENDESSAEASAEFTAAATYKDRSEEERMTEAEKNERLQKHLLALSSELANARDDTKKTVNDMIHAENMKAGRDKYKTLRQIRSGNTKQRIDEFECM, from the exons ATGCTGAACTGGAGTTTGCCATTCAGCCCAGCACAACGGGGAAGCAACTCTTTGACCAG AGTACTGGATCAGCACAAACTCAACAAAGAGCAGTGGGAGGAGAGGATTCAAGTGTGGCATGAAGAACACAAGGGCATGATGAG GGAGGAATCCATGATGGAGTACCTGAAGATCGCCCAGGACCTGGAGATGTATGGAGTCAACTACTTCAACATCAAGAACAAGAAAGGAACTGAGCTGTTTCTGGGAGTGGATGCTCTGGGTCTCAACATTTATGAACAGAATGACAA AATGACGCCCAAAATTGGATTTCCTTGGAGTGAAATAAGGAACATTTCCTTCAACGACAAGAAGTTTGTCATCAAACCAATTGACAAGAAAGCACCA GACTTTGTATTCTACGCTCCGAGGCTGCGCATCAACAAACGCATCCTGGCTCTGTGCATGGGCAACCATGAGCTGTACATGCGCCGCCGCAAACCCGACACCATTGAGGTGCAGCAAATGAAGGCGCAGGCTCGGGAGGAGAAGAACCACAAAAAGATGGAGAG gGCTCTGTTGGAGAacgaaaagaggaaaagagaggtcgcagaaaaagagaaggaaaagattgagaaagagaaggaggagctgaTGGAGAAATTGAAGCAGATTGAAGATCAGACCAAAAAAGCCCAACAAG AGCTGGAGGAGCAGACTCAGAGGGCTCtggagctggagcaggagaggaAGCGTTCTCAGGAGGATGCCGAACGTCTGGAATCTGAGCTGAAGGGAGCTGAGGAAGCCAAGATGGCACTGCTGCAGCAGTCAGAGAACCAGATGAAGAACCAAGAACACCTG GCCACAGAGTTAGCTGACCTGACTTCAAAGATCTCTCTCCTGGAGGATGctaagaagaagaaagaagaagaggcAATTGAGTGGCAGCAGAAG GCCACCACAGTGCAGGAGGACCTGGAGAAGACCAAAGAAGAGCTTAAGAACAAAGTGATGGCGGCCCATGTCCAGGAGCCACTCAATGCCGAGAATGAGCATGACGAGAATGACGAGAGCAGCGCCGAGGCTAGCGCCGAGTTCACGGCTGCGGCTACGTACAAGGACCGCAGCGAAGAGGAGCGAATGACCGAAGCCGAGAAGAACGAGCGTCTGCAGAAACATCTACTT gCTCTGAGCTCAGAGCTGGCCAACGCCCGAGATGACACCAAGAAGACGGTGAACGACATGATCCACGCGGAGAACATGAAAGCCGGACGCGACAAGTACAAGACCCTCAGACAGATCCGGTCGGGCAACACCAAACAGCGCATCGACGAGTTCGAATGCATGTGA